Part of the Intestinibacillus sp. Marseille-P6563 genome is shown below.
GGATATCGCAGGCCGAATCGGCAAAAATATAGATCTTTTCCATCCTTCTTCTCCTTGCTGCCTGTTACAGCGCCGGCCCGAGATCGGCCGGAAAACGGCCGGCTTCTTCGAGGCCTTTGAACCCGGTCTGCCGCAGCGCTTCAAACACAGTCACGGCCACCGAATTGGATAAATTGAGGCTGCGTGCTCCTTCCCGCATGGGGATACGCAGACAGCGCTCCGGATGCTGGGTGAGCAGGTCTTCGGGCAGGCCGCGGGTTTCCTTACCGAACATCAGATAAGAGCCATCGGCAAACGATGCTTCGGTGTAGGCGCGCGGCGCTTTGGTAGTCAGATAGTAATAGGGTCCTGCGGGATTTTTCTCAAAAAAATCCGCTAGGTTTTTATAATACCGGATGTCCAGCAAATGCCAGTAATCCAGACCGGCGCGTTTGAGCTGCCGGTCGTCAATCGAAAACCCGAGCGGTTCCACCAGATGAAGCACCGAACCGGTCGCGGCACAGGTGCGCGCGATGTTGCCGGTGTTCTGCGGGATCTCGGGTTCGACCAAAACGATATGGAACATAACAATCCTCTTTTTTTACGAAGTACGCTTTTATTTTATGAGATTTTACGTGATTTTTCAAGGACTTTATATCCTTTTGCGCAAAAAAACATCCCCCAATCCGGAAAAATCGGGGGATATTTGAAAAAAGGTCAGTCCATTTGGGCGTACACGCCGTAAACATAGCCTTCGGTTTGGGCCTGCTCGTCGGTGAGCACTTCGCCAGTCAGTTGCCGGCCGCTTCCGGAATCCGGGTAAATCACCGCCAGCTTGCCGGTGTGCAGGGTCATGGTTTGGGTCTGCTGTGCGCCATCGGTGAACGTGACCGTGACGGTCAGTTTGGCGCCTTCGAAGGTATCGATCCGGCTGTGCCATGCTTCCCGCAGGTCGGCGGTTTCCTCCATTTGCTCAGGCGCTGCCCAGAATCCATAGCTGGTGTCCGGGTCATAGAGTTCCTCAAAGCCGTTTTCCAGCTTCCAGCAAACATCGGCACACCATTGCATCTCGTCCTCGGTATCGCCCAGGCCATACGGCATCACCACATCGGCGCCCTCCAAGCGGGGGTCTGAAATGGCGTCCGCAGCCGCCGCAGCCGAACTTTTGCCATCCCGCAGGGCGGCATCGGCCGCCGATGCCATCTGGTAATAGGCATCTGGATCGAAATCGGTCAGGGTTTTGGTGCGATAAAGCGCCCCTTGATCGATGGATGCGCTGACTGTCGCAATGTTGTCCCCGGTCACCCGGAACAGACAGCCGGAAAAAAAGCCTTGCTCCGAATCATCCACGCCTGCGCCATCGGCAAACACGATGGTGCTGTTTTTCGGTTCCATGGTTTCGCCGGTATCGGCCGCATACGCCACCAGACCAAACGTATGGCTGACCGCCACTCCGCCTGCGCTGTCCGGTGTCTGGGTTCGGATTGCCGCACCGCCTGCCAAAATGCCAAACGCACAGGCGGCTGCCAAAATGCGTTTCATCCCACGAAACCGCGGTGCTTTTGCTGCATCAGACGCCGGGTTTTGCCGCGCCTGATGCGCTGCCCAAAGGGTGCGCGTCCGCAGCGATTCGGGCGCCTGCATCTTCTGTAAATCGCTCAGTCGTTTGGTTTGTTTCATCGTCATCGCCCTCCAAAATCTCTTTGAGTTGTTTGCGTGCCCGGTGCAGCCGGGTGCGTACGGTCGCTGGCCGGCAGCCGGTGATGTGCGCGATCTCCTCGGTACCATAGCCTTCCACATAATGCAGATAGACCGGCGTGCGCAGCCGTGCGGGCAGGCTCGCCACCGCCTGCCACAGCGCGGTATAGTCCTCGTCTTCCGGCGCTGCCGCATCCGGAAGAGCCTCCAGCGGTGCCGTGCGTTTGAACCAGGCCGCGCGCCGCAGATCGTTGCACCGGCTGGCGGTCACCCGCAGCAGCCAGGCTTTGAGGTGCTCGTCATCGGCAAACGCAGTCGTGTCGCGCAGCAGCCGCAAAAAGACATCCTGATACACATCCTCGGCGTCGGCCCGGGAACCCAGGCGGCACAACGCCAGGCGGTATACCGCATCCCCGCACAGCTTCATCGCCCGCAGCAAAAATGCGTCGGTGCGCTGCGAAGTATCCTCCATGCTGTCCCTCCTCCTTTCTGCAAACAACACGATTGAGGGCGCTCGATTGTTCCCGGAAAACAGAAAAAAACGCGCCCGCAGGCGCGTTTTTTATTATGCGAAAAATTCCCGGGTCTGCCGCACATTTTCGGCAATGGCGGCCTTGAGTGCGTCGACCGACTCGAACGCCTGCTCCGGACGCAGGAACTTATGCAGCTCGACATGGATGAACTGCCCATACAGGTCGCCGTCAAAGTCGAGCAGATGCGGTTCAATGGTCGGCCCACCGCCATCGACAAAGGTGGGCTTGACACCGATATTGGTCGCCGCCAGATAGGACTGGTCGCCGACGACCACACGGGTGGCATACACGCCATACGGCGGCAACGCCATCTCTTCCGGCAGCGCGAGATTGACCGTCGGCACGCCCAGCGTGCGGGTGCCAACCTTGCGTCCATGTTCGACAATGCCGGAAATCGTATAGGGATGGCCCAAAAATTCGGTAGCCCGTTCCATATCCCCCTGCCGGATGAGCTGCCGGATGTAGGTGGACGAAACGACGACACCGTCGATCTTCACGTCCTGGATGCAGTCATAACCGATGCCGGCTTTGCGGCATTCTTCGGCCATGCCTTCCGCGGTTCCCAGGCCCTTATACCCAAAGCGGTTGTTGTGGCCCGAGATGATGTATTTGGCATGAAATTTACCAATCAGCAGCTTGTGGATAAAATCACGCCAATCCATGGTGCGCAATTCGGTGAAGTGGCCGAAAATAACTTCATCCACGCCGCCCAGCCGTTTGATCTCATCGGCACGGCCCGCATGAGCGGTCAGCATGGGCACCGGGACGCCCGACATGACCGAACTGGGATGCTGGTCAAAGGTGAACACCGACGAGATGCCGCCGATGTCTTTTGCCCGCAAAATAGCCCGTTCCATCAGAGCCTGATGGCCGCGATGTACCCCGTCAAAATATCCAAGCGCGATGGCGCGCGGTCGGTTTTCGATATGCATTGGGTCTTTCCCCCTGTATTTCTTACCGGAAATTTTTATACACAAATAATCCTACGCCGCCTTTGTCCAGCGTGCGCACCTGGCCGAGCATGCGGAACTGGTCCCCCTCGTATACCCGCACGAGCATGTCCGGCGTTTCGGGCAGGCCCTTTGCCTGACGCGGGAATACCACTGCCCCGCGCGCCGCGCGTTCGCCGCCCTCGGCGGTCAAATACACGGCCGGATGCTCGAGAAACAGGCTGTCGGTCGGCCGCAAAAGCGACTGCATCTGGCCGGCTTCCATCGCCCGCTCGACCGCGGCAAAGTCCGTGGTCTCCTCGAGCGCATACGCGCCCGACCGCGTGCGCACCAGACTGTGCATGGCTGCCCAGGTGCCAAGTCTTTCACCCAGGTCGTTGACCAGCGTGCGCA
Proteins encoded:
- the trmL gene encoding tRNA (uridine(34)/cytosine(34)/5-carboxymethylaminomethyluridine(34)-2'-O)-methyltransferase TrmL, coding for MFHIVLVEPEIPQNTGNIARTCAATGSVLHLVEPLGFSIDDRQLKRAGLDYWHLLDIRYYKNLADFFEKNPAGPYYYLTTKAPRAYTEASFADGSYLMFGKETRGLPEDLLTQHPERCLRIPMREGARSLNLSNSVAVTVFEALRQTGFKGLEEAGRFPADLGPAL
- a CDS encoding RNA polymerase sigma factor, whose protein sequence is MEDTSQRTDAFLLRAMKLCGDAVYRLALCRLGSRADAEDVYQDVFLRLLRDTTAFADDEHLKAWLLRVTASRCNDLRRAAWFKRTAPLEALPDAAAPEDEDYTALWQAVASLPARLRTPVYLHYVEGYGTEEIAHITGCRPATVRTRLHRARKQLKEILEGDDDETNQTTERFTEDAGARIAADAHPLGSASGAAKPGV
- the ribF gene encoding riboflavin biosynthesis protein RibF, whose amino-acid sequence is MHIENRPRAIALGYFDGVHRGHQALMERAILRAKDIGGISSVFTFDQHPSSVMSGVPVPMLTAHAGRADEIKRLGGVDEVIFGHFTELRTMDWRDFIHKLLIGKFHAKYIISGHNNRFGYKGLGTAEGMAEECRKAGIGYDCIQDVKIDGVVVSSTYIRQLIRQGDMERATEFLGHPYTISGIVEHGRKVGTRTLGVPTVNLALPEEMALPPYGVYATRVVVGDQSYLAATNIGVKPTFVDGGGPTIEPHLLDFDGDLYGQFIHVELHKFLRPEQAFESVDALKAAIAENVRQTREFFA